In a genomic window of Desulfuromonadaceae bacterium:
- a CDS encoding PilZ domain-containing protein: MVPKDQNPEERPPGDQRRELRSPLLVQNVKVEPAGQKAFFGYAKNISRSGMFIGTTNPKEPGSQFNVEIPFPAPIATTITCACEVVWQRNFSRKSQYEPGMGLKFVDLPKELAERIDAWVKDKSSLMFSP, encoded by the coding sequence ATGGTGCCAAAAGACCAGAATCCAGAAGAGCGCCCACCCGGCGATCAGCGCCGGGAGTTGCGATCACCTTTGCTGGTGCAGAATGTCAAGGTTGAGCCTGCCGGCCAGAAAGCCTTTTTTGGTTATGCCAAAAATATCAGCCGCAGCGGCATGTTTATCGGCACCACCAATCCTAAAGAGCCGGGGAGTCAGTTCAACGTTGAAATTCCCTTCCCGGCACCGATCGCAACGACGATCACCTGCGCTTGCGAAGTTGTCTGGCAGCGCAACTTCAGTCGTAAAAGTCAATACGAGCCGGGAATGGGGCTGAAGTTTGTTGATCTACCCAAAGAACTGGCCGAGCGTATCGACGCGTGGGTCAAGGACAAGTCATCGCTTATGTTTTCTCCGTGA
- the miaA gene encoding tRNA (adenosine(37)-N6)-dimethylallyltransferase MiaA, giving the protein MMPDSSANTFNLFTVLGPTASGKTRLGVQLARALDGEIISADSRQVYRGMDIGSGKDSDEYEEIPYHLIDIVAAGSEFSVFDFQQRFYQAFAEIRARGRLPLLVGGTGLYLEAALRGYRLVLAPLNRALRDELAALDDAQLAARLHELRPQQHNSTDLVERERLIRAIEIALAEQDTAEHLPAPPLINPLIIGVHWDRKLLRERITRRLSMRLDGGMIEEVASLHAAGVPWARLEFYGLEYRFVAQYLQGQLNRNDLFQKLNSAIHHFAKRQETWFRRMEKQGMTIHWVAGAGDPLAAALAVVESLR; this is encoded by the coding sequence ATGATGCCGGATTCCTCTGCCAACACCTTTAATTTGTTTACCGTCCTTGGTCCCACCGCCAGTGGTAAAACCCGTCTCGGCGTGCAACTGGCACGGGCGTTGGATGGTGAGATTATCTCTGCCGATTCGCGCCAGGTCTATCGTGGCATGGATATCGGCAGTGGCAAGGATAGCGACGAGTACGAGGAAATTCCTTATCATCTGATCGACATAGTCGCTGCGGGGAGCGAATTCAGCGTTTTCGATTTTCAGCAACGGTTCTATCAGGCGTTTGCCGAGATTCGTGCGCGCGGGCGGTTGCCACTGCTGGTCGGCGGCACCGGGCTCTATCTTGAGGCGGCGTTGCGTGGTTACCGGCTGGTACTCGCGCCACTAAATCGCGCCCTGCGGGATGAGTTGGCGGCGCTGGACGATGCACAGTTGGCTGCCCGGTTGCACGAACTCAGACCGCAACAGCACAACAGCACCGACCTGGTTGAGCGCGAACGGTTGATCCGGGCGATTGAAATTGCGCTGGCCGAGCAAGATACAGCGGAGCATCTGCCCGCGCCGCCGCTGATCAATCCATTGATTATCGGCGTGCATTGGGACCGTAAGCTGCTCCGCGAGCGGATCACCAGACGTCTGAGTATGCGCCTGGATGGGGGGATGATCGAGGAGGTTGCGTCACTCCATGCCGCCGGAGTGCCGTGGGCGCGGCTCGAATTCTACGGGCTCGAATACCGTTTTGTCGCTCAATATCTGCAAGGGCAGCTCAATCGCAACGACCTTTTTCAGAAACTGAACAGTGCCATTCATCACTTCGCCAAACGGCAGGAAACCTGGTTCCGGCGGATGGAAAAGCAGGGGATGACGATTCACTGGGTCGCCGGCGCTGGCGATCCGCTTGCGGCGGCGCTGGCCGTTGTTGAGTCGCTGCGGTGA
- a CDS encoding DUF445 family protein, with product MEHYLPWLVPPLLGALIGYVTNYIAIKMLFRPLKAWRIFGLHVPLTPGIIPSKRGELAQRMGNTVGGHLLTSADIGGALETATFRRELRGALHDRLGHFLNRELAPPAALVPKEYRARFDELVLILRRKCVDAVGQWVDSADCEARLRKFLAAKERELLGRDLESFMTPERFAALSTHLDERIGTTLRSATLTMAVEQFVDRQTDRLLCSERSLKELLPDDLCETLIAQLEKELPPLLEKFGGMLHDPAFRKQLTTRAREGIEKFLDSLGGLTAVLAGFFDMEKVYTKIPDFLDQAGEEVAIWLQRAATQEQVAAMLRERINAFLDRPLKSYLEKMPFEKVAGMRTYLRARVITLLHDRRTTERLVGLAGAGIERIKDRPFHQLLDGILPPRGRERMRDAFADRLLETLRAPATRQAFDRFLADKFDYWLYQCPLGHLAARIPADLREELEEGIYLQLKDVLQQEVPPLIDALDITRMVEKKVNQLDLLQVEDLVLGIMKEQFKYINLFGGLLGFLIGLMNLFLLKL from the coding sequence ATGGAACACTATCTCCCCTGGCTGGTACCGCCGCTGCTCGGCGCACTGATCGGCTACGTCACCAACTACATCGCCATCAAGATGCTCTTCCGCCCGCTGAAAGCGTGGCGGATCTTTGGGCTGCACGTCCCGCTGACCCCCGGCATTATCCCCTCCAAACGCGGGGAACTGGCTCAACGAATGGGAAACACCGTCGGCGGCCACCTGCTGACCTCCGCAGATATTGGTGGCGCCCTGGAAACAGCGACGTTCCGTCGCGAATTGCGCGGGGCGCTCCACGACCGGCTCGGCCATTTCCTCAACCGCGAACTCGCCCCCCCGGCGGCGCTGGTTCCAAAAGAGTACCGGGCGCGCTTCGACGAGCTGGTCCTTATCCTGCGCCGTAAATGTGTCGATGCCGTCGGCCAGTGGGTTGACAGCGCTGATTGCGAAGCCCGTCTGCGCAAATTTCTGGCGGCTAAAGAGCGCGAGCTTCTCGGTCGCGACCTGGAAAGTTTCATGACGCCCGAGCGCTTCGCCGCATTGTCTACCCACCTTGACGAGCGCATCGGGACGACGCTGCGTTCCGCTACCTTGACGATGGCCGTTGAGCAATTCGTCGATCGCCAGACCGACCGGCTCCTTTGCAGCGAGCGTTCCCTCAAGGAACTGTTGCCGGATGACTTATGCGAAACACTGATTGCCCAACTGGAAAAGGAGCTGCCGCCGCTCCTGGAAAAATTCGGTGGCATGCTCCATGATCCGGCCTTTCGCAAACAGCTCACCACGCGGGCCAGAGAGGGGATCGAAAAATTCCTCGATTCTCTCGGCGGACTGACGGCGGTTCTGGCCGGGTTTTTCGATATGGAAAAGGTCTACACTAAAATCCCCGACTTTCTTGATCAGGCCGGAGAAGAGGTTGCGATTTGGCTGCAACGCGCCGCAACCCAGGAGCAGGTGGCGGCCATGCTGCGTGAACGGATTAACGCATTTCTCGACCGCCCGCTGAAAAGTTATCTGGAAAAAATGCCGTTCGAAAAAGTCGCCGGGATGCGCACTTACCTGCGGGCTCGTGTCATCACCCTGCTCCACGACCGGCGCACCACCGAACGCCTGGTTGGCCTGGCGGGAGCGGGGATTGAGCGCATCAAGGACCGCCCGTTTCACCAACTCCTCGACGGCATCCTCCCGCCACGGGGACGTGAGCGCATGCGGGATGCATTCGCCGACCGCCTGCTGGAGACCTTGCGCGCCCCGGCCACCCGTCAGGCGTTCGACCGGTTCCTGGCCGACAAGTTCGACTACTGGCTCTACCAATGCCCTCTCGGTCACCTTGCCGCGCGGATTCCCGCCGATCTGCGTGAAGAGCTCGAGGAGGGGATCTATCTGCAACTGAAAGATGTCCTGCAGCAAGAAGTTCCCCCGTTGATCGACGCCCTCGATATTACCCGCATGGTCGAGAAAAAGGTCAACCAGCTCGACCTGCTCCAGGTGGAAGATCTGGTCCTCGGCATCATGAAGGAACAGTTCAAGTACATCAACCTCTTTGGCGGTCTGCTCGGTTTTCTGATCGGGCTGATGAACCTGTTTCTGTTGAAACTCTGA
- a CDS encoding flavodoxin family protein codes for MKVIAINGSARKDGNTAILIRQVFAELEKAGIETELIQLAGNIVRGCTACYQCWEKQDRRCAVKNDLINDCIEKMAAADGIILASPTYFADVSAEMKAVIDRTGMVNRANGDLFRRKVGAAVVAVRRGGAHHAFTTINNYFTISQMIIPGSSYWNFGMGKAIGEVEQDEEGIKTMQVLGENMAWLLGKIGKE; via the coding sequence ATGAAAGTTATCGCCATTAACGGGAGCGCCCGAAAAGACGGCAACACTGCAATTTTGATCCGCCAGGTCTTTGCCGAACTGGAAAAAGCGGGGATTGAAACCGAGTTGATTCAACTGGCGGGGAACATCGTCCGTGGCTGTACCGCCTGTTATCAGTGCTGGGAAAAACAGGATCGGCGCTGTGCGGTCAAGAACGATCTGATCAACGATTGTATCGAAAAAATGGCCGCCGCGGACGGAATTATCCTCGCTTCGCCGACCTACTTTGCCGATGTCTCGGCAGAGATGAAGGCCGTGATCGATCGCACCGGCATGGTTAATCGTGCCAATGGCGATCTTTTCCGCCGCAAGGTCGGGGCGGCGGTCGTCGCGGTGCGGCGCGGTGGCGCTCACCATGCCTTTACGACGATTAATAACTACTTCACCATCAGCCAGATGATAATTCCCGGCTCAAGCTACTGGAACTTCGGTATGGGCAAAGCGATTGGTGAGGTGGAACAGGACGAGGAAGGGATCAAAACCATGCAGGTGCTGGGCGAAAACATGGCCTGGCTGCTGGGGAAAATCGGCAAGGAGTAA
- the yihA gene encoding ribosome biogenesis GTP-binding protein YihA/YsxC produces the protein MIIKSAEFIKSATRPDQYPASLLAEVAFAGRSNVGKSSLINALVNRKALVRTSNTPGRTQLINFFNINGEFTLVDLPGYGFAKVPLTVKSQWGPMMRTYLETRVNLKAVVTLFDVRRVPREEDIQLLDWLEEFGAPTIPVITKIDKISRSQRGKQIKPILEATNLPLEAFSLFSAKTREGMDEIWERIEDAFAVEGG, from the coding sequence ATGATCATTAAATCAGCCGAATTTATCAAATCAGCAACCAGGCCGGACCAATACCCCGCCAGTTTGCTTGCCGAGGTCGCTTTTGCCGGGCGCAGCAATGTTGGCAAGAGCAGCCTGATCAATGCCCTGGTCAACCGCAAGGCACTGGTGCGTACCTCGAATACGCCTGGCCGCACGCAGCTGATCAATTTTTTTAATATTAACGGTGAGTTTACCCTGGTTGACCTCCCCGGTTACGGTTTCGCCAAGGTGCCGCTGACGGTCAAGTCGCAGTGGGGGCCGATGATGCGCACCTATCTGGAAACCCGCGTCAATCTCAAGGCGGTTGTCACGCTCTTTGATGTGCGTCGTGTGCCGCGCGAGGAAGATATCCAGCTGCTCGACTGGCTTGAAGAGTTCGGTGCACCGACCATTCCGGTGATCACCAAAATTGACAAAATCAGTCGCAGTCAACGGGGCAAACAGATAAAACCGATCCTTGAAGCAACCAACCTGCCGCTGGAGGCATTTTCCCTCTTTTCGGCGAAGACTCGCGAAGGCATGGACGAAATTTGGGAACGGATCGAGGATGCCTTTGCGGTGGAGGGAGGCTAA
- a CDS encoding ferritin, protein MLSEKLVDELNEQIKYEFFSAYFYMAISGYFEAEDLPGFAAWMRIQALEEMTHAEKLFNFICDAGGRTDLRGFEKPKNDYASPLAAFEYSLEHEKFVTNRINGLMDLAKTEGSHATQILLQWFVTEQVEEESNFGLIVKKLRRIGNDGNGLLRLDEDLATRTFVYTPPA, encoded by the coding sequence ATGCTCAGCGAAAAACTGGTCGATGAACTCAATGAACAGATCAAGTATGAATTTTTTTCAGCCTACTTCTACATGGCGATTTCCGGCTATTTTGAGGCAGAGGATTTACCGGGGTTCGCCGCGTGGATGCGGATCCAAGCACTGGAAGAAATGACCCATGCAGAGAAGCTTTTTAATTTCATCTGCGACGCCGGAGGGCGGACCGACCTGCGCGGTTTTGAAAAACCCAAAAACGACTATGCTTCACCGTTGGCGGCCTTTGAATACAGCCTGGAACACGAAAAATTTGTCACCAATCGCATCAATGGGCTGATGGATCTGGCCAAAACGGAAGGGAGTCATGCCACGCAAATATTATTGCAGTGGTTTGTCACCGAGCAGGTCGAGGAAGAATCGAATTTCGGACTGATTGTCAAAAAACTGCGCCGCATCGGCAATGATGGCAACGGCTTGTTGCGTCTCGACGAAGATCTCGCGACACGAACCTTTGTTTATACCCCACCGGCATAA
- a CDS encoding SDR family oxidoreductase — protein MKKLFIVGCGNIGRRVLALAGAQGIATLATARSQERRAQCVALGATVVTANLDDPGSLLALPTAGTTVLFTAPPPGGGHTDPRMRNFLAAIAAGDEPEKIVYLSTSGVYGDQGGELVSEDTPPNPQTARAKRRFDAETGVRAWGAKHRVPTVVLRVTGIYGPEFTPLMRLQGDHPVLRPEEAPPTNRIHADDLAQVCLAAAERGEDGDIFNVSDGQPSTMTEYFTVLAELFGFSPPRQVSLAEAQHEMNPTMLSYLSESRRLDNTRLREKLGVTLKYPTLHSALPDLAREVASLLQKLESGATQNKH, from the coding sequence ATGAAAAAACTGTTTATTGTCGGCTGTGGAAATATCGGTCGACGCGTGCTGGCCCTTGCCGGGGCGCAAGGAATTGCGACGTTGGCTACGGCACGCAGTCAGGAGAGACGTGCGCAGTGCGTGGCGTTGGGGGCGACAGTGGTCACCGCGAATCTTGACGATCCCGGCAGTCTGTTGGCACTGCCGACCGCCGGAACAACGGTGCTGTTTACCGCCCCGCCACCGGGCGGTGGCCATACTGACCCGCGGATGCGTAATTTTCTGGCGGCGATTGCAGCCGGGGACGAGCCGGAAAAAATTGTTTATCTGAGTACCAGCGGCGTCTATGGCGATCAGGGGGGGGAGCTGGTCAGCGAGGATACACCGCCGAATCCGCAGACCGCACGGGCCAAGCGACGTTTTGATGCAGAAACCGGGGTCCGCGCATGGGGCGCGAAACATCGGGTGCCGACAGTGGTCTTGCGGGTTACCGGGATCTATGGTCCGGAGTTTACACCGTTGATGCGTCTCCAGGGCGATCATCCGGTCTTGCGCCCGGAAGAGGCGCCGCCGACCAACCGGATTCATGCCGATGACCTGGCACAGGTCTGTCTGGCGGCTGCCGAACGGGGCGAGGATGGTGATATTTTCAACGTCAGCGATGGCCAGCCATCGACAATGACCGAGTATTTTACCGTGTTGGCGGAACTGTTCGGTTTTTCGCCCCCCCGCCAGGTGTCACTGGCGGAGGCGCAGCACGAAATGAATCCGACGATGTTATCGTACCTGAGCGAATCACGACGGCTGGATAACACCCGATTGCGCGAAAAACTTGGGGTAACGTTAAAATATCCCACCCTGCACAGCGCCCTGCCCGACCTGGCGCGGGAAGTTGCCAGTTTGCTGCAAAAGCTTGAATCCGGCGCAACACAGAACAAGCATTGA
- the lpdA gene encoding dihydrolipoyl dehydrogenase, whose translation MIVVQPRSCLVESRAKSKKYDYNIAVIGGGSAGLVTAYIAAAVKAKVVLIEKSAMGGDCLNRGCVPSKALLRCAKMAAYANRAQEFGFKKNPLEFDFCDVLKRVKEVVDEIAPHDSVARYVDLGVDCVRGNARLVGPHTIAVDGRTITARNIVIATGARPFVPPFSGLDQIDYLTSETIWSLREQPKRLAVVGGGAIGCELTQAFARLGSEVTQVEMGARILGRDDPEVSELIQRKFENEGVRILTHHGIKEIRRDGKRKILVCVCKDELVEIEFDALLIAVGRKANVSGFGLEELGVKLAPQGTIAVDDFLRTNFPHIYCAGDVAGPFQFSHTAAHQAWYAAVNSLFGGLKSFRVDYSVVPWATYTDPEVAQVGLNESAAKRQKIPYEAVRYDFKDIDRAVIDRESQGFVKVLTKPGTDRILGVTIVGSHASDLIAEYILAMKHGIGLNKILGTMHIYPTLAEVNKATAGEWKRLHAPHKLLRWVARFHDWRRG comes from the coding sequence ATAATAGTTGTCCAGCCGAGGAGTTGCCTTGTGGAAAGTAGAGCAAAATCGAAAAAATATGATTACAACATTGCAGTAATCGGCGGCGGATCGGCCGGTTTGGTAACCGCTTATATTGCCGCTGCGGTCAAGGCTAAAGTCGTGTTGATCGAAAAAAGCGCGATGGGCGGCGACTGCCTCAATCGCGGGTGCGTGCCGAGCAAGGCGCTATTGCGTTGCGCGAAGATGGCCGCGTATGCCAACCGGGCGCAGGAATTCGGCTTCAAAAAAAACCCGCTGGAGTTCGATTTTTGTGATGTTCTGAAACGGGTAAAAGAGGTGGTTGATGAAATCGCTCCGCACGATTCTGTCGCGCGCTATGTCGATCTCGGAGTGGATTGTGTCCGCGGAAATGCCCGCCTGGTTGGACCGCATACGATTGCTGTCGACGGCCGCACGATTACCGCGCGCAATATTGTGATCGCCACTGGCGCACGGCCGTTCGTGCCACCATTCAGCGGTCTTGATCAGATTGATTATTTGACCTCCGAGACGATCTGGAGCTTGCGCGAGCAACCCAAACGCCTTGCCGTCGTGGGCGGGGGTGCGATCGGGTGCGAACTGACGCAGGCCTTTGCCCGTCTGGGGAGTGAAGTGACCCAGGTGGAGATGGGTGCGCGCATTCTCGGGCGCGACGATCCAGAGGTCTCGGAACTGATACAACGCAAGTTTGAAAACGAAGGCGTGCGCATTCTCACCCATCATGGCATAAAAGAAATCCGCCGGGACGGTAAACGTAAAATCCTCGTCTGCGTCTGTAAAGATGAATTGGTCGAAATAGAGTTTGATGCATTATTGATCGCGGTGGGACGCAAGGCCAACGTCAGCGGCTTCGGGCTTGAGGAATTAGGCGTCAAACTGGCACCGCAGGGAACTATCGCCGTTGACGATTTCCTGCGCACAAATTTCCCGCATATTTACTGCGCCGGCGATGTGGCCGGGCCGTTCCAGTTTTCCCATACCGCCGCACATCAGGCCTGGTACGCGGCAGTCAACTCGCTCTTTGGCGGATTAAAGTCGTTCCGCGTCGATTACAGCGTCGTTCCCTGGGCAACCTATACCGATCCTGAGGTTGCCCAGGTCGGTCTGAATGAGTCTGCGGCCAAACGACAGAAAATCCCCTATGAGGCGGTGCGTTATGATTTCAAAGACATCGATCGCGCCGTTATTGACCGGGAAAGTCAGGGGTTTGTCAAAGTGCTGACCAAGCCGGGGACGGACAGGATCCTCGGCGTGACGATTGTCGGTTCGCATGCCAGTGATCTCATTGCCGAATACATTCTGGCCATGAAACACGGTATCGGCCTGAACAAGATTCTCGGCACGATGCACATCTACCCGACCCTGGCTGAGGTGAATAAAGCAACGGCAGGAGAATGGAAACGCTTGCATGCTCCACACAAGCTGTTGCGGTGGGTCGCGCGTTTTCATGACTGGCGCCGCGGATGA
- a CDS encoding carbonic anhydrase: MKELFRGIMRFRRDDFESHKELFQQLGRVQQPHTLFIGCSDSRVVPNLITGTGPGELFVVRNIANIVPPYRKTEEYVSTTSAIEYAVLALGVSTIVVCGHSNCGGCSALNLSTAELQELPHVRKWLEVSAEVRPRVDKLVTEDTPAEREWLTEQVNILVQIKNLLTYPYVRERVENGVIKLLGWHYLIETGEIYNFIDVTQNFEPVT, from the coding sequence GTGAAAGAACTTTTTCGTGGCATCATGCGCTTTCGGCGCGACGATTTCGAATCTCACAAGGAGCTGTTTCAGCAACTGGGGCGGGTGCAACAACCGCATACCCTTTTTATCGGTTGTTCCGACTCCCGGGTGGTTCCGAACCTGATTACCGGAACCGGCCCTGGCGAGTTGTTTGTTGTCCGCAACATCGCAAACATCGTCCCTCCCTACCGCAAAACCGAAGAATATGTCTCCACCACTTCGGCCATCGAATATGCTGTCCTGGCTCTGGGGGTCAGCACTATCGTCGTCTGCGGACATTCCAACTGCGGCGGCTGTTCAGCGCTGAACCTGTCAACCGCAGAGCTGCAAGAGCTGCCGCATGTGCGCAAGTGGCTGGAAGTTTCAGCCGAGGTGCGACCGCGGGTCGACAAGCTGGTTACCGAAGACACCCCCGCCGAGCGTGAGTGGTTGACCGAACAGGTCAATATCCTGGTGCAGATCAAAAACCTGCTGACCTATCCCTATGTGCGCGAGCGGGTAGAAAATGGTGTCATCAAACTGCTCGGGTGGCACTATCTTATCGAAACCGGTGAGATCTACAATTTTATTGACGTTACGCAAAACTTTGAACCGGTGACCTGA
- a CDS encoding DnaJ domain-containing protein, whose amino-acid sequence MTVEEFMAAVTLFKLPEQVTLRELKARHRELVRKYHPDSHGVDDAAIRDINAAYTLLSGYCAEYKYRFSAAEFLEQYPEERLRQQFGWDPVWGGAKPD is encoded by the coding sequence ATGACAGTTGAAGAATTCATGGCGGCAGTTACGCTTTTTAAACTGCCTGAGCAGGTGACGCTGAGGGAGTTGAAGGCTCGTCATCGGGAACTGGTCAGAAAATATCACCCGGACAGTCACGGTGTCGACGATGCAGCCATTCGCGACATTAATGCGGCCTATACCTTGCTGTCAGGCTATTGTGCGGAATATAAGTACAGATTTTCAGCCGCAGAGTTTCTTGAGCAGTATCCTGAGGAGCGGCTGCGACAGCAGTTTGGCTGGGATCCGGTCTGGGGAGGGGCCAAGCCTGATTAA